The following are from one region of the Erwinia billingiae Eb661 genome:
- the hemY gene encoding protoheme IX biogenesis protein HemY produces the protein MLKVLILFLLLIAGVVLGPMLAGHQGYVLIQTDNWNIETSVTGLAIILILSLIVILVVEWVLRRLLRTGVRTRGWFMGRKRNRARKQTNAALVKLAEGDYRQVEKLLSRNADHAEQPVVNYLLAAEAAQQRGDEIRSNQHLERAAELAGSDQLPVEITRVRIQLARNEDHAARHGVDRLLEVAPRHPEVLRLAEQAYVRTGAWSALLDILPAMEKSQVSDEAHRLALQQEAWLGLMNQAMADQGSDGLKRWWQDQSRKTRNETALQVAMADHLIVCDDHETAQQIVLDGLKKAYDERLILLMPRLKTGNPEQLEKALRQQIKQHGATPLLHSTLGQLLMKHGEWEQAAEAFREALKQRPDAFDYAWLADTLDRQHKPEEAAQMRRDGLLLTLKNAP, from the coding sequence ATGCTTAAAGTCCTGATACTGTTTCTCCTGCTGATTGCTGGCGTGGTGCTTGGCCCAATGCTGGCCGGCCACCAGGGTTATGTGCTGATCCAGACCGATAACTGGAATATCGAAACCAGCGTTACCGGCCTGGCCATCATCCTGATCCTGTCACTGATCGTTATCCTGGTGGTGGAGTGGGTGTTGCGTCGCCTGTTACGCACCGGCGTCAGAACCCGTGGCTGGTTTATGGGCCGTAAGCGTAACCGCGCGCGTAAGCAAACCAATGCTGCGCTGGTTAAGCTGGCTGAAGGAGATTATCGCCAGGTTGAAAAACTGCTGTCGCGCAATGCTGACCATGCAGAACAGCCTGTGGTGAACTACCTGCTGGCAGCAGAAGCCGCTCAGCAACGTGGTGACGAAATTCGTTCCAACCAGCACCTTGAACGTGCCGCGGAACTGGCGGGCAGCGACCAGCTGCCGGTGGAGATCACCCGCGTGCGTATTCAACTGGCGCGTAATGAAGATCACGCCGCGCGTCATGGTGTTGATCGACTGCTGGAAGTGGCTCCGCGCCATCCTGAAGTGCTGCGTCTGGCTGAGCAGGCTTACGTGCGGACCGGTGCCTGGAGCGCCCTGCTGGATATCCTGCCTGCGATGGAGAAATCTCAGGTGTCGGATGAAGCGCATCGTCTGGCGCTGCAACAGGAAGCCTGGCTGGGCTTAATGAACCAGGCAATGGCCGATCAGGGTAGCGATGGATTGAAACGCTGGTGGCAGGATCAGAGCCGTAAAACGCGCAATGAGACGGCCCTGCAGGTTGCCATGGCGGATCACCTGATCGTCTGTGATGACCACGAAACGGCGCAGCAAATTGTGCTGGATGGCCTCAAGAAGGCCTATGACGAGCGTTTAATTCTGCTGATGCCACGCCTGAAGACCGGCAATCCGGAACAGCTTGAGAAAGCGCTGCGCCAGCAGATCAAACAGCATGGTGCCACACCATTGCTGCACAGCACGCTGGGTCAGCTGCTGATGAAGCATGGCGAGTGGGAGCAAGCAGCCGAGGCCTTCAGAGAAGCGCTTAAGCAGCGTCCTGATGCCTTTGATTACGCCTGGCTGGCTGACACGCTGGATCGTCAGCATAAGCCAGAAGAAGCGGCACAGATGCGGCGTGACGGGTTGCTGCTGACCCTGAAGAACGCACCGTAA